One Fundidesulfovibrio terrae genomic window carries:
- a CDS encoding DUF456 domain-containing protein — translation MEYVFASLYILVLLAVLGLNVLGLPANWIILGLAWVWGVIHPGLQLGWGFYGPLIAFATLGEIIEFGAQFYGAKRYGGSSKGNIGAFIGAIAGAIFCAPFLLGFGALIGAVGGAYVGCFVFERLHGRPAHEAWHAAKGAMWGRVLGFVVKTGLGGGMLAMAARAAWPTARQMVTMLGI, via the coding sequence ATGGAATACGTCTTCGCATCCCTCTACATCCTGGTCCTGCTGGCCGTGCTGGGGCTCAACGTCCTGGGGCTTCCCGCCAACTGGATCATCCTGGGGCTGGCCTGGGTGTGGGGCGTCATCCACCCGGGCCTTCAGCTCGGCTGGGGCTTCTACGGCCCGCTCATCGCCTTCGCTACGCTTGGCGAGATCATCGAATTCGGCGCGCAGTTCTACGGCGCGAAGAGATACGGCGGATCGAGCAAGGGCAACATAGGGGCCTTCATCGGGGCCATCGCCGGGGCCATCTTCTGCGCCCCCTTCCTGCTGGGCTTCGGGGCGCTCATCGGCGCGGTCGGCGGAGCCTATGTGGGCTGCTTCGTGTTCGAGCGCCTGCACGGCCGCCCCGCCCATGAAGCCTGGCACGCCGCCAAGGGCGCCATGTGGGGCCGGGTGCTGGGCTTCGTGGTCAAGACGGGCCTCGGCGGCGGCATGCTGGCCATGGCCGCCCGCGCCGCCTGGCCCACCGCCCGCCAAATGGTGACCATGCTTGGCATTTGA
- a CDS encoding YccF domain-containing protein, with protein sequence MEPVNFIMNVLWLVLGGVVMGIGWCLAGLIMALTIIGLPWARSCFVIARLAFWPFGKVIVDRQFVQGYHDAGTGPLGFLGNVIWFVFAGWWLAVGHIMSAVANFVSIIGIPFGIQHLKLALLSLAPVGKTVVDKPDCRICQ encoded by the coding sequence ATGGAACCCGTGAATTTCATCATGAACGTACTCTGGCTGGTGCTGGGCGGCGTGGTCATGGGCATCGGCTGGTGCCTTGCCGGGCTCATCATGGCCCTGACCATCATCGGCCTGCCGTGGGCGCGCTCCTGTTTCGTCATCGCCAGGCTGGCCTTCTGGCCCTTCGGCAAGGTGATCGTGGACCGCCAGTTCGTGCAGGGCTACCACGACGCGGGCACGGGCCCGCTGGGCTTTCTCGGCAACGTGATCTGGTTCGTGTTCGCGGGGTGGTGGCTGGCCGTGGGGCACATCATGTCGGCGGTGGCCAACTTCGTGTCCATCATCGGCATCCCCTTCGGCATTCAGCACCTGAAGCTGGCGCTTCTGTCGCTTGCGCCGGTGGGCAAGACAGTGGTGGACAAGCCGGATTGTAGGATTTGCCAGTAG
- a CDS encoding MauE/DoxX family redox-associated membrane protein, with product MRTVWMLSRLVFGAVFVYAGALKMGDAAGFAANIFNYQLLPAKMVYGAAIILPAVEVVCGLALMANTLARGASVVLSALMLTFIGAMGWAMARGLDVDCGCFGGTQAVGRETLIRDAVILVVGLVAMWGAFAQTRRYEG from the coding sequence ATGCGTACCGTCTGGATGCTCAGCCGCCTGGTGTTCGGGGCCGTGTTCGTCTACGCCGGAGCGCTCAAGATGGGCGACGCGGCAGGGTTCGCGGCCAACATATTCAACTATCAGCTGCTCCCGGCCAAGATGGTCTACGGGGCGGCCATCATCCTGCCCGCAGTGGAGGTGGTCTGCGGACTGGCGCTTATGGCCAACACCCTGGCCCGGGGCGCGTCCGTGGTGCTCAGCGCGCTGATGCTCACGTTCATCGGAGCCATGGGCTGGGCCATGGCGCGCGGCCTGGACGTGGACTGCGGCTGCTTCGGCGGCACGCAGGCCGTGGGGCGCGAGACATTGATCCGCGACGCGGTGATCCTGGTGGTCGGCCTGGTGGCCATGTGGGGCGCGTTCGCCCAGACGCGCAGGTACGAGGGGTAA
- the bioA gene encoding adenosylmethionine--8-amino-7-oxononanoate transaminase: MNGYFVTGTDTGVGKTVLSALLCQALNAHYFKPFQTGQDSDTDTVVRLAGLAPSRVTPPAVHLDAPLAPSQAAEKQAQTLDIAFIALPHTDRPLIVEGAGGALVPIAPGQDMAELMIRFGLPVIVAARSGLGTLNHTLLTLEALRLRGLDVAGVALIGEPNPENRRDIERLGKIPVIIELPVLDPLTPETLRASQASLTLPPKPEAADVAGWDRANVWHPFTQARTAPAPLQAVRGRGSRLFTADGLEIVDLVSSWWVNAHGHAHPDVARAIARQASVLEQALFADFTHEPAARLAHELCALLPGGLERVFFSDNGSTAVEVAVKMAHQYWRNQGRPERNRFAAFEGGYHGDTVGAMSVGLTSGFYKGFEPLTFGVDFLPYPATWHGDESVEEKENRALAVLTNYFTVHAGTVAGVVLEPLVQGASGMRMARPGFVAAVAELTRRAGGLVIFDEVMTGFGRTGTMFACEQAGVAPDIICLAKGLTCGFLPMSVTVATDAIYQAFLGEGFDRALAHGHSFTANPLGCAAALAGLTLFQEESTLSRIAALERVHKARLTALADHPRLHMPRWRGSIGAVNVTGESQGYEAQIGRRLQLYFRERGFYARPMGDVFYILPPYCLTQDELHRAYDVLEDGLRELA, from the coding sequence ATGAACGGATACTTCGTCACCGGAACCGACACCGGCGTGGGCAAGACTGTGCTCAGCGCCCTTCTGTGCCAAGCTCTGAACGCCCACTATTTCAAGCCCTTCCAGACCGGGCAGGACTCTGATACCGACACCGTGGTCCGGCTCGCGGGGCTTGCGCCCTCGCGCGTCACCCCTCCGGCCGTGCACCTCGACGCGCCGCTGGCTCCCAGCCAGGCGGCCGAGAAGCAGGCCCAGACACTTGACATCGCGTTCATCGCCCTTCCCCACACGGACCGGCCGCTGATCGTCGAAGGCGCTGGCGGGGCGCTGGTCCCCATCGCTCCGGGCCAGGACATGGCGGAACTCATGATCCGCTTCGGCCTGCCGGTCATCGTGGCCGCCCGGTCGGGCCTGGGCACGCTCAACCACACCCTGCTCACCCTGGAGGCCCTGCGCCTGCGCGGCCTGGACGTGGCCGGGGTGGCCCTGATCGGCGAGCCCAACCCCGAGAACCGCCGGGACATCGAACGCCTGGGCAAGATCCCCGTCATCATCGAGCTGCCCGTGCTCGACCCGCTCACGCCCGAGACCCTGCGCGCCTCGCAGGCCTCGCTCACGCTCCCGCCCAAGCCCGAAGCCGCGGACGTGGCCGGGTGGGACCGCGCCAACGTCTGGCACCCCTTCACCCAGGCCCGCACCGCTCCCGCCCCGCTGCAGGCCGTGCGGGGCCGGGGATCGCGCCTGTTCACCGCCGACGGACTGGAGATTGTGGACCTGGTGTCCTCCTGGTGGGTGAACGCCCACGGGCACGCCCATCCGGACGTGGCCCGGGCCATCGCCCGGCAGGCGTCGGTGCTGGAGCAGGCCCTGTTCGCCGACTTCACCCACGAGCCCGCCGCGCGCCTGGCCCACGAACTGTGCGCCCTCCTGCCCGGCGGCCTCGAGCGGGTCTTCTTCTCCGACAACGGCTCCACCGCAGTGGAAGTGGCCGTGAAGATGGCCCACCAGTACTGGCGCAACCAGGGCCGTCCCGAGCGCAACCGCTTCGCGGCCTTCGAGGGCGGCTACCACGGCGACACCGTGGGGGCCATGTCGGTAGGGCTCACCAGCGGATTCTACAAGGGTTTCGAGCCGTTGACCTTCGGCGTGGACTTCCTGCCCTACCCGGCCACCTGGCACGGGGACGAGAGCGTCGAGGAGAAGGAAAACCGCGCCCTGGCGGTGCTTACGAACTACTTCACCGTGCACGCCGGGACCGTGGCCGGAGTGGTCCTTGAACCCCTGGTGCAGGGGGCCTCGGGCATGCGCATGGCACGGCCCGGCTTCGTCGCGGCCGTGGCGGAGCTTACCCGCCGGGCCGGGGGACTGGTCATTTTCGACGAGGTGATGACCGGCTTCGGGCGTACGGGAACCATGTTCGCTTGCGAGCAGGCCGGGGTCGCGCCGGACATCATCTGCCTGGCCAAGGGCCTCACCTGCGGGTTCCTGCCCATGTCCGTCACCGTGGCCACGGACGCCATCTATCAGGCGTTCCTGGGCGAAGGGTTCGACCGCGCCCTGGCGCACGGCCATTCGTTCACGGCCAACCCCCTGGGCTGCGCCGCCGCCCTGGCCGGGCTTACGCTTTTCCAGGAAGAATCGACTCTGTCACGAATCGCCGCCCTGGAGCGGGTCCATAAGGCCCGCCTCACGGCCCTGGCGGATCATCCCAGGCTGCACATGCCCCGCTGGCGGGGGTCCATCGGCGCGGTGAACGTCACAGGGGAGTCACAGGGATACGAGGCCCAGATCGGCCGCCGTCTTCAGTTGTATTTCCGCGAGCGTGGATTCTACGCCCGGCCCATGGGGGACGTGTTCTACATATTGCCGCCCTATTGCCTGACGCAGGACGAACTCCACCGCGCCTACGACGTGCTGGAGGACGGGCTGCGCGAGCTCGCCTGA
- the dnaB gene encoding replicative DNA helicase, translating to MDSSPPKPKRKTRRGAGEPDGQLAPQTLERVSGDLLRRVPPHSPEAEQSVLGGILLKNSTLHNLIDILGEDDFYSPVHRSIYQACLELNRRSVAVDLVTLADELSRMGKLDEVGGPVYLAELASSTVSAANATHHAEIVRDKSVKRRLISTASDIIEKVFDGAEDTDALLDASEQAVFAISDSKKTGVLSSSKVLVEQVFEQLTKRVENKEVVTGVPTGYYSFDEYTAGLQPSDLIIIAGRPSMGKTAFAMNLAMRAACMYTTPTAVFSLEMSKEQIMMRMLCCWGKVDLSKLRKGRLDDTDWARLYEAANALSPAPIFVDDTPALSTMEVRARCRRLKAEHGLGLVVVDYLQLMRSARRVDSREQEISDISRNLKALAKEMHVPVIALSQLNRKVEERSDKRPMMSDLRESGAIEQDADMIIFLYREAAYKKKDELTPDDNVAEIIIGKQRNGPTGMVKLRFFRESTSFENPTDIPPPSEYGE from the coding sequence GTGGACAGCAGTCCGCCGAAGCCGAAGCGTAAGACCCGTCGCGGGGCGGGCGAGCCTGACGGCCAGCTCGCCCCGCAGACTTTGGAACGGGTCTCCGGCGATCTCCTTCGCCGCGTTCCCCCGCACAGCCCGGAGGCCGAACAGTCCGTGCTGGGGGGGATTCTCCTCAAGAATTCCACGCTCCACAATCTCATCGACATCCTGGGGGAGGACGACTTCTATTCCCCAGTGCACCGCTCTATCTATCAGGCCTGCCTGGAGCTCAACCGCCGCTCCGTGGCCGTCGATTTGGTCACCCTGGCAGACGAGCTTTCCCGCATGGGCAAGCTCGACGAGGTGGGCGGCCCCGTGTACCTGGCGGAGCTGGCTTCCTCCACGGTGAGCGCGGCCAACGCCACCCACCACGCCGAGATCGTGCGCGACAAGTCCGTCAAGCGCCGCCTCATCTCCACCGCCTCCGACATCATCGAGAAGGTCTTCGACGGGGCCGAGGACACCGACGCCCTGCTGGACGCCTCCGAACAGGCCGTGTTCGCCATCTCCGACTCCAAAAAGACCGGCGTGCTCAGCTCCAGCAAGGTCCTGGTGGAGCAGGTGTTCGAGCAGCTCACCAAGCGCGTGGAGAACAAGGAAGTGGTCACGGGCGTGCCCACCGGCTACTACTCCTTCGACGAGTACACGGCCGGCCTGCAGCCCTCCGACCTGATCATCATCGCGGGCCGCCCCTCCATGGGCAAGACCGCCTTCGCCATGAACCTGGCCATGCGCGCGGCCTGCATGTACACCACCCCCACCGCCGTCTTCTCCCTGGAGATGAGCAAAGAGCAGATCATGATGCGCATGCTCTGTTGCTGGGGCAAGGTAGACCTTTCCAAGCTGCGCAAGGGCCGCCTGGACGACACCGACTGGGCCAGGCTCTACGAGGCGGCCAACGCGCTCTCTCCCGCGCCCATCTTCGTGGATGACACTCCGGCCCTCTCCACCATGGAGGTGCGCGCCCGCTGCCGCCGCCTGAAGGCCGAACACGGCCTGGGCTTGGTGGTGGTGGACTACCTGCAGCTCATGCGCTCGGCTCGCCGCGTGGACTCGCGCGAGCAGGAAATTTCCGACATCTCCCGGAACCTGAAGGCCCTGGCCAAGGAAATGCACGTGCCGGTCATCGCGCTCTCCCAGCTCAACCGCAAGGTGGAAGAGCGTAGCGACAAGCGCCCCATGATGAGCGACCTTCGCGAATCGGGCGCCATCGAGCAAGACGCGGACATGATCATCTTCCTGTACCGCGAGGCCGCCTACAAGAAGAAGGACGAGCTGACCCCCGACGACAACGTGGCCGAGATCATCATCGGCAAGCAGCGAAACGGCCCCACCGGCATGGTCAAGCTGCGTTTCTTCCGGGAGTCCACGTCGTTCGAGAACCCGACGGACATCCCGCCGCCCTCGGAATACGGGGAATAG
- a CDS encoding TlyA family RNA methyltransferase, with protein sequence MANPKFRADQLLVEQGLAESRERAKRLVMAGLVFLEQDGRRERLDKPGRMLPATAVLALSEPERFVSRGAYKLLSALEHFKLDVTGMVALDVGASTGGFTDCLLQHGAAKVYAVDVGKSQLHEKLRADPRVVSLEGVNFRLASPDLIPETVDICVIDVSFISLTKVLPAVRQFLKPGGRIVALVKPQFELGPGQTDKGVVRDEGLRMLAVQMVEAAARELGMEPAGMVPAGVKGPKGNQEYLLLLA encoded by the coding sequence ATGGCGAATCCCAAATTCAGGGCCGACCAGCTCCTGGTCGAACAGGGCCTGGCCGAAAGCCGCGAGCGGGCCAAGCGCCTGGTCATGGCCGGGCTTGTGTTTCTGGAACAAGACGGCAGGCGCGAACGCCTGGACAAGCCCGGGCGCATGCTTCCGGCCACGGCGGTGCTCGCTCTGTCCGAACCCGAGCGTTTCGTGAGCCGGGGGGCTTACAAGCTTCTCTCCGCCCTGGAGCACTTCAAGCTGGACGTGACCGGCATGGTCGCCCTGGACGTGGGGGCCTCCACCGGCGGATTCACCGACTGCCTGCTGCAGCACGGCGCGGCCAAGGTCTACGCCGTGGACGTGGGCAAGAGCCAGCTGCACGAGAAGCTGCGCGCCGACCCACGCGTGGTGAGCCTGGAGGGGGTCAACTTCCGCCTGGCTTCGCCGGACCTGATCCCCGAGACAGTGGATATCTGCGTGATCGACGTGTCGTTCATCTCGCTTACCAAGGTTCTTCCGGCGGTCCGGCAGTTCCTCAAGCCTGGCGGGCGGATAGTGGCGCTGGTCAAACCGCAGTTCGAGCTTGGGCCGGGCCAGACGGACAAGGGCGTGGTGCGAGACGAGGGGCTTCGCATGCTGGCCGTTCAGATGGTGGAAGCGGCGGCGCGGGAGCTCGGAATGGAACCGGCCGGGATGGTTCCGGCCGGGGTGAAGGGGCCCAAGGGGAACCAGGAGTACCTGCTTCTTTTGGCCTGA
- the thrC gene encoding threonine synthase → MTTNDFPTYRGNMEYFCLGCEERFAVGELHYTCPKCGGVFLLEDTWFDSLAENPPVYWKSLFDKRAASKTTPLRGIFRFYELMAPILEPKDIVYLGEGNTPIIEASPALSDYLGTPMAFKNDGQNPSASFKDRGMACAFSYLKNLVRENGWDSVLTVCASTGDTSAAAALYAAYVGGPIKSVVILPQGKVTPQQLSQPLGSGATVLEVPGVFDDCMKVVEHLADNYRVALLNSKNAWRILGQESYAFEVAQWYDWDTYRKAVFVPIGNAGNVTAVMSGFLKLQRLGIIPSLPRIFGVQSAHADPVYRYYAADDPAKRVFEPVKVQASVAQAAMIGNPVSFPRVKHFAEQYEKIGGPGSFQVIQVEEQAIVEGMLLANRHGHISCTQGGECVAGLIRAKELGLIESSEIAILDATAHSMKFAGFQEMYFTDTFPPEYGITPKKDLTNLPELVIDASEKERLSPEEYTVKAAEKVVARLNLASRK, encoded by the coding sequence ATGACGACCAACGACTTCCCCACATATCGCGGAAACATGGAATATTTCTGCCTGGGCTGCGAAGAGCGCTTCGCGGTGGGCGAACTCCACTACACCTGCCCCAAGTGCGGCGGCGTGTTCCTGCTGGAGGACACCTGGTTCGACTCCCTGGCCGAGAATCCGCCGGTGTACTGGAAATCGCTCTTCGACAAGCGCGCGGCCTCCAAGACCACGCCTCTTCGCGGCATCTTCCGCTTCTACGAGCTCATGGCCCCCATCCTGGAGCCTAAGGACATCGTCTACCTGGGCGAGGGCAACACCCCCATCATCGAGGCCAGCCCGGCCCTGTCCGATTATCTGGGCACGCCCATGGCCTTCAAGAACGACGGCCAGAACCCCTCGGCCTCCTTCAAGGACCGGGGCATGGCCTGTGCCTTCAGCTACCTGAAGAACCTGGTGCGCGAGAACGGCTGGGACAGCGTGCTCACCGTGTGCGCCTCCACCGGCGACACCTCGGCCGCCGCGGCGCTGTACGCCGCCTACGTGGGCGGCCCCATCAAGTCCGTGGTGATCCTGCCCCAGGGCAAGGTCACGCCGCAGCAGCTCTCCCAGCCCCTGGGCAGCGGCGCCACGGTGCTGGAAGTGCCCGGCGTGTTCGACGACTGCATGAAGGTGGTGGAGCACCTGGCCGACAACTACCGCGTGGCGCTTCTCAACTCCAAGAATGCCTGGCGCATCCTGGGCCAGGAGTCCTACGCCTTCGAGGTGGCCCAGTGGTACGACTGGGATACCTACCGCAAGGCCGTGTTCGTGCCTATCGGCAACGCGGGCAACGTCACCGCCGTCATGAGCGGTTTCTTGAAGCTCCAGCGCCTGGGCATCATTCCGTCGCTGCCGCGCATCTTCGGGGTGCAGTCCGCCCACGCCGACCCGGTGTACCGCTACTACGCCGCCGACGATCCGGCCAAGCGCGTGTTCGAGCCGGTGAAGGTGCAGGCGAGCGTGGCCCAGGCGGCCATGATCGGCAACCCCGTCAGCTTCCCGCGCGTGAAGCATTTCGCCGAACAGTACGAGAAGATCGGCGGCCCCGGCTCCTTCCAGGTGATCCAGGTGGAGGAGCAGGCCATCGTGGAGGGCATGCTCCTGGCCAACCGCCACGGGCACATCAGCTGCACCCAGGGCGGCGAATGCGTGGCCGGGCTCATCCGGGCCAAGGAACTGGGCCTCATCGAATCCTCCGAGATCGCCATCCTGGACGCCACCGCCCACAGCATGAAGTTCGCCGGGTTCCAGGAGATGTACTTCACGGACACCTTCCCGCCCGAGTACGGCATCACGCCCAAAAAGGACCTGACCAACCTGCCGGAACTCGTCATCGACGCCTCGGAGAAGGAGCGCCTCTCCCCCGAGGAGTACACGGTGAAGGCCGCCGAGAAGGTGGTGGCGCGCCTGAATCTGGCCAGCAGGAAATAG
- a CDS encoding phenylacetate--CoA ligase family protein produces the protein MYYDKAESLSRDEISRLQLSRLRTTCERAARSRLYSRKFTGHGVRPEDVKTLDDLRRLPFTTKQDLRDSYPDGLNTVPTEKMVRMHVSSGTTGTPTVVYHTASDICWWSSMVARCMHMTGMRPNDVFQNTTSYGLFTGGLGMHYGAERLGCLAIPMGAGNTQRQLKLIQDFKVTALHIIPSYALYLANFCAQQGIDPKSLGVRIALVGAEPYSEETRRRLEDIFGFRAFNSYGLSEMNGPGVAFECPEQNGMHLWEDAYLAEIIDPETLEPVAPGEVGELVLTTLCREGMPIVRYRTRDLTRILPGGCPCGRSHVRIDRITGRSDDLIIIKGVNIYPMQIEQVLMSLPEVGQNYLIELYREGPIDQIRIKVEVKEEYFVEDMRSLNALKQKIAHKLRDEILVTPKVDLVEHNTLPKSEGKAQRVVDNREPE, from the coding sequence ATGTATTACGACAAAGCCGAGTCCCTTTCCCGAGACGAGATTTCCCGCCTGCAACTCTCGCGTCTGCGCACCACCTGCGAGCGCGCGGCCCGCTCCAGGCTCTATTCCCGCAAGTTTACCGGGCACGGCGTTCGCCCCGAGGACGTGAAGACCCTGGACGACCTGCGCCGCCTGCCCTTCACCACCAAGCAGGACCTGCGCGACTCCTACCCTGACGGGCTCAACACCGTGCCCACCGAGAAGATGGTGCGCATGCACGTCTCTTCCGGCACCACCGGCACCCCCACCGTGGTCTACCACACCGCGTCCGACATCTGCTGGTGGTCCTCCATGGTGGCGCGTTGCATGCACATGACCGGCATGCGACCAAACGACGTGTTCCAGAACACAACCAGCTACGGCCTGTTCACCGGCGGGCTCGGCATGCACTACGGCGCGGAGCGGCTGGGCTGCCTGGCCATCCCCATGGGCGCGGGCAACACCCAGCGGCAGCTGAAGCTCATCCAGGATTTCAAGGTCACGGCCCTGCACATCATCCCGTCCTACGCCCTGTACCTGGCCAACTTCTGCGCGCAGCAGGGCATCGACCCCAAAAGCCTCGGGGTGCGCATCGCCCTGGTGGGCGCGGAGCCGTATTCGGAGGAGACACGCCGCCGCCTGGAGGACATCTTCGGGTTCAGGGCGTTCAACTCCTATGGCCTCTCCGAGATGAACGGCCCGGGCGTGGCCTTCGAGTGCCCGGAACAAAACGGCATGCACCTGTGGGAAGACGCCTACCTGGCCGAGATCATTGACCCGGAGACGCTTGAGCCGGTCGCTCCCGGCGAAGTGGGCGAACTGGTGCTGACCACCCTGTGCCGCGAGGGCATGCCCATCGTGCGCTACCGCACCCGCGACCTGACCCGCATCCTGCCGGGCGGCTGCCCCTGCGGCCGCAGCCACGTGCGCATCGACCGCATCACCGGCCGCTCCGACGACCTCATCATCATCAAGGGAGTGAACATCTATCCCATGCAGATCGAACAGGTGCTCATGAGCCTGCCCGAGGTGGGCCAGAACTACCTGATCGAGCTGTACCGCGAAGGTCCCATCGACCAGATCCGCATCAAGGTGGAGGTCAAGGAGGAGTACTTCGTGGAGGACATGCGCTCGCTCAACGCCCTCAAGCAGAAGATCGCCCACAAGCTGCGCGACGAGATACTGGTGACTCCCAAGGTGGACCTGGTGGAGCACAACACCCTGCCCAAGAGCGAGGGCAAGGCCCAGCGCGTGGTGGACAACCGGGAGCCTGAGTAG
- the rplI gene encoding 50S ribosomal protein L9 translates to MKLILRADMENLGKLGDIVAVKPGYGRNYLIPQGLAMMASKSNLKVFELERKKLQAKMDSLRSSASDLASKIAGATVTIEVRVGEGDKLYGSVTSAMIADGLEAQGIVVDRKKIVLDDPIRSIGVHEVEVKLHADVRGTIRVMVCRQGEKLIEETAAEESGQQSAEAEA, encoded by the coding sequence ATGAAACTCATTTTGCGCGCCGATATGGAAAACCTGGGCAAACTTGGCGACATCGTCGCCGTGAAGCCCGGCTACGGCCGCAACTATCTGATCCCCCAGGGCCTGGCCATGATGGCCAGCAAGTCCAACCTCAAGGTCTTCGAGCTGGAGCGCAAGAAGCTCCAGGCCAAGATGGACTCCCTGCGTTCCTCCGCGTCCGACCTGGCCTCCAAGATCGCCGGCGCCACCGTGACCATCGAAGTGCGCGTGGGCGAGGGTGACAAGCTGTACGGCTCCGTCACCTCGGCCATGATCGCCGACGGCCTCGAGGCCCAGGGCATCGTCGTGGACCGCAAGAAGATCGTCCTGGACGATCCCATCCGCTCCATCGGCGTGCACGAAGTGGAAGTGAAGCTCCACGCCGACGTGCGCGGCACCATCCGCGTGATGGTCTGCCGTCAGGGCGAGAAACTCATCGAAGAAACCGCGGCTGAAGAAAGTGGACAGCAGTCCGCCGAAGCCGAAGCGTAA
- a CDS encoding rhodanese-like domain-containing protein produces the protein MLHQVRRPAWPEFVVLLIISVMAAWLVNVGRPEPLPWWADFTAKKVEETTRKGLAVLTPAEAIAALKADGQLFVDARDPDEFAMEHVPGAVNISADALLMGLDAAVSGLAKDKPLIVYCGNLACPKSRDLAEGLKASGFSALSVMPEGMEGWKAAGGPVEGQ, from the coding sequence ATGCTGCATCAGGTTCGCCGGCCCGCATGGCCGGAATTCGTTGTACTTCTCATCATATCGGTCATGGCGGCGTGGCTTGTCAACGTCGGCAGGCCCGAGCCGCTCCCCTGGTGGGCCGATTTCACGGCCAAGAAGGTGGAGGAGACCACACGCAAGGGCCTTGCGGTGCTGACCCCGGCCGAGGCCATTGCGGCCCTGAAGGCGGACGGCCAGCTCTTCGTGGACGCCCGCGACCCGGACGAATTCGCCATGGAGCACGTCCCCGGCGCGGTGAACATCTCCGCCGACGCCCTGCTCATGGGCCTGGACGCGGCCGTGTCCGGCCTGGCCAAGGACAAGCCCCTGATCGTCTATTGCGGCAACCTGGCCTGTCCCAAGAGCCGCGATCTGGCCGAGGGGCTGAAGGCCTCGGGGTTCTCGGCCCTTTCGGTGATGCCCGAGGGAATGGAAGGATGGAAGGCCGCGGGCGGCCCGGTGGAGGGGCAGTGA
- a CDS encoding rhodanese-like domain-containing protein, with the protein MPQNSIQPIDIDADTAKNMLDKAPFGGTTVLDVRQNWEYEELHLPGAKLVPLGELDSRLEEIPRDKPILVYCRSGKRSTAAASLLAGQGFKDIFNMLGGIMAWVGAGAVGAPESGMQYRRGDESPDEMLALAFAMERELGAFYLGLADASPDPELKATFARLAGFEDKHKVVVYHLYKSIHPQSASIEDLAARATATVPEGGREAQEILGDTQGFDSPRDALEMAMGIEAQALDLYTRYAAAATAQDTREALLTLAKEERGHLRALGTMLDRVGGAKE; encoded by the coding sequence ATGCCCCAGAACAGCATCCAGCCCATCGACATCGACGCCGACACCGCCAAGAACATGCTCGACAAGGCCCCGTTCGGCGGCACCACGGTGCTGGATGTGCGCCAGAACTGGGAATACGAGGAACTCCACCTGCCTGGAGCCAAGCTCGTGCCGCTTGGCGAACTGGACAGCCGGCTGGAGGAAATCCCACGCGACAAGCCGATCCTGGTATACTGCCGCTCCGGCAAGCGCAGCACTGCCGCGGCGTCGCTGCTGGCCGGGCAGGGCTTCAAAGACATATTCAACATGCTGGGCGGCATCATGGCCTGGGTTGGGGCGGGGGCCGTGGGCGCGCCCGAGAGCGGCATGCAGTACCGTCGCGGCGACGAATCCCCCGACGAGATGCTGGCCCTGGCCTTCGCCATGGAGCGCGAGCTTGGCGCTTTCTACCTGGGCCTGGCCGACGCCTCGCCGGACCCGGAACTCAAGGCCACCTTCGCGCGCCTGGCCGGATTCGAGGACAAGCACAAGGTGGTGGTCTACCACCTCTACAAGTCGATCCACCCGCAAAGCGCCTCCATCGAGGATCTGGCGGCCAGGGCAACGGCCACGGTTCCGGAGGGAGGACGCGAGGCGCAGGAGATCCTGGGGGACACCCAGGGGTTCGACTCGCCCCGCGACGCCCTGGAAATGGCCATGGGAATCGAGGCCCAGGCCCTGGACCTGTACACGCGCTACGCCGCCGCGGCCACGGCGCAGGATACCCGAGAGGCCCTGCTCACCCTGGCCAAGGAGGAACGAGGCCATCTGCGCGCGCTCGGAACGATGCTGGACAGGGTGGGGGGAGCGAAAGAGTAG